One stretch of Poecilia reticulata strain Guanapo linkage group LG21, Guppy_female_1.0+MT, whole genome shotgun sequence DNA includes these proteins:
- the trib2 gene encoding tribbles homolog 2: protein MNIQRSNPINISRYGRSRHKSHDFEELSCLRTTESNQSFSPNLGSPSPPETPDSSHCISRIGDYLLLEPLEGDHVFRAAHLHSGDELICKVFDIGRYQESLAAYFALGQHEHINQILEILLGETRAYVFFDRSHGDMHSFVRTCKKLREDEAARLFYQIASAVAHCHDNGLVLRDLKLRKFVFKNEDRNLVKLESLEDSYILAGLDDSLSDKHGCPAYVSPEILNANGSYSGKAADVWSLGVMLYTILVGRYPFHDVEPGSLFSKIRRGHFNIPETLTPKAKCLIRSILRREPAERLTSREILEHPWFASSGVLGGFQAHGRGEREQEQMVPEVNMEEELELFS, encoded by the exons ATGAACATACAGAGGTCAAATCCAATCAACATTTCACGTTATGGGAGATCGCGACACAAATCGCACGATTTTGAAGAATTGTCTTGCCTAAGGACTACAGAGTCGAACCAGAGTTTCAGCCCGAACCTCGGTTCCCCCAGCCCGCCGGAGACCCCGGACTCCTCGCACTGCATCTCCCGCATCGGGGACTACCTTTTGTTGGAGCCGCTGGAGGGAGACCACGTTTTCAGAGCCGCCCACCTGCACAGTGGCGACGAGCTCATATGTAAG GTTTTCGACATCGGCCGGTACCAGGAGTCACTGGCGGCCTACTTCGCCCTGGGCCAGCATGAGCACATCAACCAGATCCTGGAGATTTTGCTCGGCGAGACGCGAGCCTACGTGTTCTTCGACAGGAGCCACGGCGACATGCACTCCTTCGTCCGCACCTGCAAGAAGCTGCGGGAAGACGAGGCCGCCCGGCTCTTCTATCAGATAGCCTCGGCCGTGGCACATTGCCATGACAACGGACTGGTCCTCCGTGACCTCAAGCTGAGGAAGTTCGTCTTCAAGAACGAGGACAG AAACCTTGTTAAACTGGAGAGCCTCGAGGACTCTTACATCCTTGCTGGTCTTGACGACTCGCTGTCAGACAAACACGGCTGCCCGGCCTACGTCAGCCCAGAGATCCTCAACGCCAACGGCAGCTACTCGGGCAAGGCGGCCGACGTCTGGAGCCTGGGCGTCATGCTCTACACCATCCTCGTGGGGCGCTACCCTTTCCACGACGTCGAGCCTGGCTCGCTGTTCAGCAAAATCCGCCGGGGCCACTTCAACATCCCCGAGACGCTGACGCCGAAGGCCAAGTGCCTGATCCGCTCCATACTGCGCCGGGAGCCGGCGGAGCGCCTCACCTCCCGGGAGATCCTGGAGCACCCGTGGTTCGCCTCCTCCGGAGTGCTGGGGGGGTTCCAGGCGCACGGCAGAGGGGAGAGGGAGCAGGAGCAAATGGTGCCTGAGGTGAAcatggaggaggagctggagctcTTTAGCTGA